Proteins from one Homalodisca vitripennis isolate AUS2020 chromosome 3, UT_GWSS_2.1, whole genome shotgun sequence genomic window:
- the LOC124357389 gene encoding 40S ribosomal protein S19-like, giving the protein MKVPDWVDIVKSGRYKELAPYDQDWYYTRCAAIVRHIYFRSPVGVGAVTKMFGGRKRNGVCPAHFCRSAGGVARKALQSLENLKLIEKCPDGGRKITVQGRRDLDRIAAQVRQKKKQQQLLLAQQAGISVQAPAAAAAAAPAPAADAPADGSWSQM; this is encoded by the exons ATGAAGGTGCCAGACTGGGTGGACATTGTGAAGAGTGGAAGGTACAAGGAGTTGGCTCCATATGACCAAGACTGGTACTACACCAGGTGTGCAGCCATCGTTAGGCACATCTATTTTCGATCTCCCGTTGGAGTAGGTGCAGTCACCAAGATGTTTGGAG GTCGCAAGAGGAACGGTGTGTGCCCAGCACACTTCTGCCGCTCTGCAGGTGGTGTGGCCCGCAAGGCACTACAATCTCTTGAAAACCTGAAGCTGATAGAGAAGTGCCCTGACGGTGGGCGCAAAATCACTGTACAAGGCCGCAGGGACTTAGATCGTATCGCTGCCCAAGTGAGGCAGAAGAAGAAGCAGCAGCAACTCCTGCTGGCCCAGCAGGCTGGTATCTCAGTGCAAGCTCctgcagcagcagcagcagcagcccCCGCTCCAGCTGCTGATGCACCAGCTGATGGCAGTTGGTcacaaatgtaa